A part of Rhinoderma darwinii isolate aRhiDar2 chromosome 1, aRhiDar2.hap1, whole genome shotgun sequence genomic DNA contains:
- the CIMIP2B gene encoding ciliary microtubule inner protein 2B, whose translation MAATFPPKISPMLMTPEPHYIPGYGGFCPQYKYNLGKTYGSLTGQLLTSPDIRHSGQLVLQSCPFPPPPRNTGALGISNRRKPCLGDKKLSWSMIPGYTGFIPRAQKFFAKTYAETTRDALTDFQKEQNQQLSPIQEQLITSKYRTPLPELSKEPAHYVSPNAFQIQVSPYYMEDEDPHKYFISGYTGYVPRSRFLIGTGYPITTNRAMTEFSQMTLKKGSKIGDHQEPREGNRHQSNQSHIYLEQLGLLPRYTGYVPGYKFQYGHTYGHLTENALGQSTLQKQVVN comes from the exons GTATGGTGGCTTCTGTCCCCAATACAAGTATAACCTGGGTAAAACATACGGGAGTCTGACCGGCCAACTGTTGACCAGTCCTGATATCCGGCACTCAGGACAGCTGGTGCTCCAGTCCTGTCCattccctcctcctcctcgtaataCAGGTGCCCTGGGCATATCAAACAGGAGGAAACCATGTCTGGGAGACAAGAAACTCTCTTGGAGTATGATTCCAGGATATACCG GCTTCATCCCTAGAGCTCAGAAATTCTTTGCTAAAACATATGCAGAGACCACTCGGGACGCCCTGACTGACTTCCAAAAGGAGCAAAACCAGCAGCTGAGTCCGATTCAGGAGCAG CTTATTACATCCAAGTATCGGACTCCACTCCCAGAACTATCTAAGGAACCAGCGCACTACGTCTCTCCCAATGCCTTCCAGATACAGGTCTCCCCATACTACATGGAGGATGAGGATCCCCACAAGTATTTTATCTCAG GTTACACCGGGTATGTGCCCCGCTCTCGTTTTCTTATTGGCACTGGCTATCCAATCACCACCAACAGAGCAATGACCGAGTTTTCTCAAATGACGCTGAAAAAAGGATCCAAAATAGGAGACCACCAGGAGCCACGGGAAGGGAATAGACACCAGTCCAACCAGAGTCACATCTACCTGGAGCAGCTGGGCTTATTGCCCCGCTATACGGGATATGTGCCAG GTTACAAGTTTCAGTACGGACACACCTATGGTCATCTTACCGAAAACGCACTTGGTCAGTCCACGCTGCAAAAACAAGTGGTGAATTAG